The following are from one region of the Brienomyrus brachyistius isolate T26 unplaced genomic scaffold, BBRACH_0.4 scaffold59, whole genome shotgun sequence genome:
- the usp32 gene encoding ubiquitin carboxyl-terminal hydrolase 32 isoform X2: MGAKESRIGFLSYDEAVKRVTDVELKRLKDAFKRTSGLSCYMNQQCFYKEVLGDGVPPKVAEVIYSSFGGTSKGLHFNNLIVGLVLLTRGRDEEKSKYIFSLFASDSGSYATREDMEAMLRAVDGEVPPSLRKCFTEGERVNYEKFKNWLLQNKDAFTISRWLLSGGVCVTLTDDSDTPTFYQTLAGVTHLEESDIIDLEKRYWLLKAQSRTGRFDLETFVPLVSPPIHASLSEGLFHAFDENRDNHIDFKEISCGLSACCRGPVAERQKFCFKVFDVDRDGVLCRSEIQDMVVALLEVWKDNRTDTLPELQTNVADIVEDILKMHDNTKLGHLTLEDYQIWSVKSALANEFLNLLFQVCHIVLGLRPATPEEEGQIIRGWLERESRHGLQVGHSWFLISMQWWQQWKDYVKYDNHPIVVEQPPVLGTARSPQAAAGAEQATDRSGVSSSFSSSDERFSDNVSSASEASETTNSSMIPSSSTATDICFARQHNVSDNNNQCFLGANGNVLPLLATQRPGAIDNQPLVTSEPVKAPTLTMEGGRLRRSPPPSPSRDFEIVPEPVWRALYHWYGANLSLPRPVIRDTKTEVPELELFPRYLLFLRQQPATRNPQSNIWVNMGNVPSPNAPLKRVLAYTGCFSRMATIKDIHDYLSQRLRIKEEDMRLWLYNSENYLTLLDDEDHTLESLKIQDEQHLVIEVRNKDMSWPEEMSFIANSSKMDRHKVPTEKGATGLSNLGNTCFMNSSIQCVSNTKPLTDYFISGRHLYELNRTNPIGMRGHMAKCYGDLVQELWSGTQKNVAPLKLRWTIAKYAPRFNGFQQQDSQELLAFLLDGLHEDLNRVHEKPYVELKDSDGRPDWEVASEAWENHLRRNRSIVVDLFHGQLKSQVKCKTCGHISARFDPFNFLSLPLPMDSSMHLEITVIKLDGSTPVRFGLRLNMDEKYTGLKKQLSELCSLKPEQILLAEVHASNIKNFPLDNQKVRLSVNGFLCAFEIPMPGSPTSVSSPTPTELPPLANGTVTSAANGNAPRPNLIPNGMPSTVVPCGTERCLPNGIPNGHVAPMQDSPFIGYIIAMHRKMMRTELYFLSSQKNRPSLFGMPLIVPCTVHTRKRDLYDAVWIQVSRLASPLPPQEASNHAQDCDDSMGYQYPFTLRVVQKDGNSCAWCPWYRFCRGCAVDCTDERASLGNAYIAVDWDPTALHLRYQTSQERIVEEHASVEQSRRAQAEPISLDSCLRAFTSEEELGEDELYYCSKCRTHRLATKKLDLWRLPPVLIVHLKRFQFVNGRWIKSQKIVKFPRENFDPSAFLVPREAEQGLGECQGEEVTKAGVGDSAMAVSVPPASGLSNDTKGSPNSGRKSGAPRSRGSSPSSSPKGGARKQVRLRMPQLGSRHRLCNSKENLDSSRESSSELEQTAPDGAVVTLASETSTPESWNMEAAGRDCEAIVMNGLGQDGSQSNGHTDASVDMETPHHQRDEIYMEPMYNLYAISCHSGILGGGHYVTYAKNPNGKWYCYNDSSCKEVHSEEIDTDSAYILFYEQQGVDYSQFLPKTDGKKMADTSSMDEDFESDYKKYCVLQ, encoded by the exons GTGATCTACAGTTCATTTGGAGGCACCTCCAAGGGGTTACACTTCAACAACCTCATCGTGGGACTGGTCCTGTTGACTAGGGGACGCGATGAGGAGAAATCCAAat ATATATTTAGTCTGTTCGCCAGCGACTCGGGCAGCTATGCCACACGGGAGGACATGGAGGCTATGCTGCGAGCCGTGGATGGGGAAGTCCCGCCCTCTCTCAGGAAGTGCTTCACAGAG GGGGAGAGGGTCAATTATGAGAAGTTTAAGAACTGGCTGCTGCAAAACAAGGACGCTTTTACCATCTCCCGCTGGCTGCTGTCCGGCGGCGTCTGCGTCACCCTGACGGACGACAGCGACACGCCCACCTTCTATCAGACCCTGGCCGGCGTCACACACC TGGAGGAATCGGACATCATCGACTTGGAGAAGCGCTATTGGCTGCTCAAGGCCCAGTCCAGGACGGGCCGCTTCGACCTGGAAACCTTTGTGCCGCTGGTTTCCCCTCCCATCCATGCCTCGCTAAGTGAAG GATTGTTTCATGCCTTCGACGAAAATCGTGACAATCACATCGACTTCAAGGAGATCTCCTGTGGGCTCTCTGCGTGCTGCAGAGGCCCGGTGGCTGAGCGGCAGAAAT TTTGTTTCAAGGTGTTCGATGTGGACCGGGATGGCGTCCTCTGCCGAAGTGAGATCCAAGACATGGTCGTGGCGTTGCTGGAGGTTTGGAAGGACAACCGCACAGACACCCTTCCC GAGCTTCAAACTAATGTCGCCGACATCGTGGAAGACATTTTGAAAATGCACGATAACACCAAG CTGGGCCATCTCACTCTGGAGGACTACCAGATCTGGAGCGTGAAGAGCGCGCTTGCCAACGAGTTCCTCAACCTGCTCTTTCAG GTGTGCCACATCGTCCTGGGGTTGCGTCCTGCCACGCCAGAGGAGGAAGGGCAGATAATCAG GGGGTGGCTGGAGAGGGAGAGCCGACACGGGCTGCAGGTCGGACACAGCTGGTTCCTCATCTCCATGCAGTGGTGGCAGCAGTGGAAAGATTACGTCAAATAT GATAACCATCCCATTGTGGTGGAGCAGCCGCCAGTGCTCGGCACGGCCCGGAGCCCCCAGGCGGCGGCGGGAGCGGAGCAGGCCACTGACCGCAGTGGTGTCAGCAGCTCCTTCAGCTCCTCCGACGAACGCTTCTCCGACAATGTCTCCAGTGCCTCCGAGGCCTCGGAGACCACCAACAGCA GTATGATTCCCTCCAGTTCCACGGCCACCGACATCTGCTTCGCGCGGCAGCACAACGTCTCGGACAACAACAACCAGTGTTTCTTGGGCGCTAACGGGAACGTGCTGCCCCTTCTGGCCACGCAGAGGCCCGGCGCCATCGACAACCAGCCCCTGGTCACCTCGGAGCCCGTCAAG GCCCCCACGCTAACCATGGAGGGGGGTCGACTGAGACGATCGCCACCGCCAAGTCCGAGCCGGGACTTCGAGATCGTCCCAGAGCCCGTGTGGAGGGCACTGTATCACTGGTACGGTGCCAACCTGAGTCTGCCCCGACCG GTAATCCGGGACACCAAGACCGAAGTCCCCGAGCTGGAGCTGTTCCCACGGTACCTGCTGTTTCTACGGCAACAGCCCGCGACCCGCAACCCCCAGTCCAACATCTGGGTGAATATGG gtAACGTGCCCTCTCCGAACGCCCCTCTGAAGCGAGTGCTGGCTTACACTGGCTGCTTCAGCCGCATGGCTACCATTAAGGACATCCATGATTACCTGTCCCAGCGGCTGCGCATCAAAGAGGAGGACATGCGACTATGGCTCTACAACAGCGAG aacTACCTTACCCTCCTCGACGATGAAGACCACACACTGGAAAGTTTGAAGATTCAAGATGAACAGCATTTAGTAATTGAAG TTCGAAACAAAGACATGAGCTGGCCAGAGGAGATGTCCTTCATAGCAAACAGCAGTAAAATGGACCGGCACAAGG TCCCGACGGAGAAGGGAGCAACGGGTCTCAGTAACCTGGGCAACACCTGCTTCATGAACTCCAGCATCCAGTGTGTGAGCAACACCAAGCCTCTGACCGACTACTTCATCTCAGGGAGACACCTCTATGAGCTCAACAG AACCAATCCGATTGGGATGCGTGGTCACATGGCCAAATGTTATGGCGATCTGGTGCAGGAGCTGTGGAGCGGAACGCAGAAGAACGTGGCTCCACTCAAACTGAGG TGGACCATTGCTAAATACGCCCCAAGGTTCAATGGGTTCCAGCAGCAGGATTCGCAGGAGCTCCTGGCATTCCTGCTTGACGGGCTTCATGAAGACCTGAACCGAGTCCATGAAAAGCCCTACGTGGAGCTGAAAGACAGCGATGGCCGGCCCGACTGGGAGGTGGCGtccgag GCCTGGGAGAACCATCTGAGAAGGAACCGCTCCATCGTGGTGGACCTGTTCCACGGCCAGCTCAAGTCTCAGGTCAAGTGCAAGACCTGCGGACACATTAGTGCCCGCTTCGACCCCTTCAACTTCCTGTCCCTGCCCCTCCCAATGGACAGCTCCATGCACTTGGAGATCACAG TTATTAAGTTGGACGGCTCCACACCGGTACGATTCGGACTGCGGCTGAACATGGACGAGAAGTACACCGGCCTGAAAAAGCAGCTGAGCGAACTGTGTAGCCTGAAGCCTGAGCAGATTCTGCTGGCCGAGGTCCACGCATCCAACATAAAG AATTTTCCTCTGGACAACCAGAAAGTGCGGCTCTCCGTGAACGGCTTCTTGTGCGCGTTCGAGATCCCCATGCCAGGGTCGCCCACATCTGTGTCCTCCCCCACTCCAACGG AATTGCCACCTCTAGCCAATGGCACGGTCACCTCAGCAGCCAATGGCAACGCTCCCAGACCCAACCTGATACCCAACGGTATGCCGAGCACCGTGGTGCCCTGTGGGACAGAGCGGTGCCTGCCCAACGGCATCCCCAATGGACACGTGGCCCCCATGCAGGATAGCCCCTTCATCGGCTACATCATCGCTATGCATAGGAAGATG ATGCGGACAGAGCTGTACTTCCTGTCGTCTCAGAAGAACAGGCCCAGTCTGTTCGGTATGCCGCTCATCGTCCCCTGCACGGTGCACACGCGGAAGAGGGACCTATACGACGCCGTGTGGATACAGGTGTCTCGACTGGCCAGTCCGTTACCCCCTCAGGAGGCCAGCAACCACGCCCAGGACTG TGATGACAGCATGGGTTACCAATACCCCTTTACGCTGCGTGTTGTACAGAAAGATGGGAACTCGTGTGCCTGGTGTCCATGGTACAG GTTCTGCCGGGGCTGTGCTGTGGACTGCACCGATGAGCGAGCCTCTCTGGGGAACGCCTACATCGCCGTGGACTGGGACCCCACCGCCCTACACCTGCGCTACCAGACCTCGCAGGAGAGG ATTGTGGAGGAGCACGCCAGTGTGGAGCAGAGCCGGCGGGCCCAAGCGGAGCCCATCAGCCTGGACAGCTGCCTGCGGGCCTTCACCAGCGAGGAGGAGCTGGGCGAGGATGAGCTCTACTACTGCTCCAAATGCCGCACCCACCGACTGGCCACCAAGAAGCTGGACCTCTGGAGGCTGCCGCCTGTACTG ATTGTCCATTTAAAAAGATTCCAGTTTGTCAATGGACGCTGGATCAAGTCTCAGAAGATCGTGAAGTTCCCCAGGGAGAATTTCGACCCCAGTGCCTTCCTGGTGCCACGGGAGGCAGAGCAGGGGCTGGGGGAGTGTCAGGGAGAGGAGGTCACGAAGGCTGGGGTAGGGGACTCTGCAATGGCCGTGTCTGTGCCTCCTGCTTCTGGCCTCTCTAACGACACCAAAG gttCACCCAACTCCGGAAGGAAGTCTGGTGCCCCACGGAGCCGCGGCAGCAGTCCCAGCAGCAGCCCCAAGGGCGGCGCCAGAAAACAGGTCCGCCTGCGCATGCCCCAGCTGGGTAGCCGACACCGGCTCTGCAACAGCAAGGAGAACCTGGACAGCAGCCGGGAGAGCTCCTCTGAGCTGGAGCAAACGGCCCCTGATGGTGCGGTGGTCACGCTTGCCTCTGAGACGAGCACCCCAGAGTCCTGGAACATGGAGGCGGCAGGCAGGGACTGCGAGGCCATCGTCATGAACGGTCTGGGACAGGACGGCAGCCAAAGCAATGGCCACACGGATGCCAGCGTTGACATGGAGACGCCCCATCACCAAAGAGACGAGATCTACATGGAGCCCATGTACAACTTATATGCAATTTCA TGCCATTCAGGAATCTTGGGTGGGGGCCACTATGTGACATATGCCAAAAACCCCAATGGGAAGTGGTACTGTTACAACGACAGCAGCTGTAAG GAAGTGCATTCTGAAGAGATAGACACAGACTCCGCCTACATCTTGTTCTACGAGCAGCAGGGAGTGGACTACTCGCAGTTTCTGCCAAAGACTGACGGCAAAAAGATGGCCGACACCAGTAGCATGGACGAAGACTTTGAGTCGGACTACAAGAAGTACTGTGTCCTTCAGTGA
- the usp32 gene encoding ubiquitin carboxyl-terminal hydrolase 32 isoform X1 — translation MGAKESRIGFLSYDEAVKRVTDVELKRLKDAFKRTSGLSCYMNQQCFYKEVLGDGVPPKVAEVIYSSFGGTSKGLHFNNLIVGLVLLTRGRDEEKSKYIFSLFASDSGSYATREDMEAMLRAVDGEVPPSLRKCFTEGERVNYEKFKNWLLQNKDAFTISRWLLSGGVCVTLTDDSDTPTFYQTLAGVTHLEESDIIDLEKRYWLLKAQSRTGRFDLETFVPLVSPPIHASLSEGLFHAFDENRDNHIDFKEISCGLSACCRGPVAERQKFCFKVFDVDRDGVLCRSEIQDMVVALLEVWKDNRTDTLPELQTNVADIVEDILKMHDNTKLGHLTLEDYQIWSVKSALANEFLNLLFQVCHIVLGLRPATPEEEGQIIRGWLERESRHGLQVGHSWFLISMQWWQQWKDYVKYDNHPIVVEQPPVLGTARSPQAAAGAEQATDRSGVSSSFSSSDERFSDNVSSASEASETTNSSMIPSSSTATDICFARQHNVSDNNNQCFLGANGNVLPLLATQRPGAIDNQPLVTSEPVKAPTLTMEGGRLRRSPPPSPSRDFEIVPEPVWRALYHWYGANLSLPRPVIRDTKTEVPELELFPRYLLFLRQQPATRNPQSNIWVNMGMTSLRMFPQHLPRGNVPSPNAPLKRVLAYTGCFSRMATIKDIHDYLSQRLRIKEEDMRLWLYNSENYLTLLDDEDHTLESLKIQDEQHLVIEVRNKDMSWPEEMSFIANSSKMDRHKVPTEKGATGLSNLGNTCFMNSSIQCVSNTKPLTDYFISGRHLYELNRTNPIGMRGHMAKCYGDLVQELWSGTQKNVAPLKLRWTIAKYAPRFNGFQQQDSQELLAFLLDGLHEDLNRVHEKPYVELKDSDGRPDWEVASEAWENHLRRNRSIVVDLFHGQLKSQVKCKTCGHISARFDPFNFLSLPLPMDSSMHLEITVIKLDGSTPVRFGLRLNMDEKYTGLKKQLSELCSLKPEQILLAEVHASNIKNFPLDNQKVRLSVNGFLCAFEIPMPGSPTSVSSPTPTELPPLANGTVTSAANGNAPRPNLIPNGMPSTVVPCGTERCLPNGIPNGHVAPMQDSPFIGYIIAMHRKMMRTELYFLSSQKNRPSLFGMPLIVPCTVHTRKRDLYDAVWIQVSRLASPLPPQEASNHAQDCDDSMGYQYPFTLRVVQKDGNSCAWCPWYRFCRGCAVDCTDERASLGNAYIAVDWDPTALHLRYQTSQERIVEEHASVEQSRRAQAEPISLDSCLRAFTSEEELGEDELYYCSKCRTHRLATKKLDLWRLPPVLIVHLKRFQFVNGRWIKSQKIVKFPRENFDPSAFLVPREAEQGLGECQGEEVTKAGVGDSAMAVSVPPASGLSNDTKGSPNSGRKSGAPRSRGSSPSSSPKGGARKQVRLRMPQLGSRHRLCNSKENLDSSRESSSELEQTAPDGAVVTLASETSTPESWNMEAAGRDCEAIVMNGLGQDGSQSNGHTDASVDMETPHHQRDEIYMEPMYNLYAISCHSGILGGGHYVTYAKNPNGKWYCYNDSSCKEVHSEEIDTDSAYILFYEQQGVDYSQFLPKTDGKKMADTSSMDEDFESDYKKYCVLQ, via the exons GTGATCTACAGTTCATTTGGAGGCACCTCCAAGGGGTTACACTTCAACAACCTCATCGTGGGACTGGTCCTGTTGACTAGGGGACGCGATGAGGAGAAATCCAAat ATATATTTAGTCTGTTCGCCAGCGACTCGGGCAGCTATGCCACACGGGAGGACATGGAGGCTATGCTGCGAGCCGTGGATGGGGAAGTCCCGCCCTCTCTCAGGAAGTGCTTCACAGAG GGGGAGAGGGTCAATTATGAGAAGTTTAAGAACTGGCTGCTGCAAAACAAGGACGCTTTTACCATCTCCCGCTGGCTGCTGTCCGGCGGCGTCTGCGTCACCCTGACGGACGACAGCGACACGCCCACCTTCTATCAGACCCTGGCCGGCGTCACACACC TGGAGGAATCGGACATCATCGACTTGGAGAAGCGCTATTGGCTGCTCAAGGCCCAGTCCAGGACGGGCCGCTTCGACCTGGAAACCTTTGTGCCGCTGGTTTCCCCTCCCATCCATGCCTCGCTAAGTGAAG GATTGTTTCATGCCTTCGACGAAAATCGTGACAATCACATCGACTTCAAGGAGATCTCCTGTGGGCTCTCTGCGTGCTGCAGAGGCCCGGTGGCTGAGCGGCAGAAAT TTTGTTTCAAGGTGTTCGATGTGGACCGGGATGGCGTCCTCTGCCGAAGTGAGATCCAAGACATGGTCGTGGCGTTGCTGGAGGTTTGGAAGGACAACCGCACAGACACCCTTCCC GAGCTTCAAACTAATGTCGCCGACATCGTGGAAGACATTTTGAAAATGCACGATAACACCAAG CTGGGCCATCTCACTCTGGAGGACTACCAGATCTGGAGCGTGAAGAGCGCGCTTGCCAACGAGTTCCTCAACCTGCTCTTTCAG GTGTGCCACATCGTCCTGGGGTTGCGTCCTGCCACGCCAGAGGAGGAAGGGCAGATAATCAG GGGGTGGCTGGAGAGGGAGAGCCGACACGGGCTGCAGGTCGGACACAGCTGGTTCCTCATCTCCATGCAGTGGTGGCAGCAGTGGAAAGATTACGTCAAATAT GATAACCATCCCATTGTGGTGGAGCAGCCGCCAGTGCTCGGCACGGCCCGGAGCCCCCAGGCGGCGGCGGGAGCGGAGCAGGCCACTGACCGCAGTGGTGTCAGCAGCTCCTTCAGCTCCTCCGACGAACGCTTCTCCGACAATGTCTCCAGTGCCTCCGAGGCCTCGGAGACCACCAACAGCA GTATGATTCCCTCCAGTTCCACGGCCACCGACATCTGCTTCGCGCGGCAGCACAACGTCTCGGACAACAACAACCAGTGTTTCTTGGGCGCTAACGGGAACGTGCTGCCCCTTCTGGCCACGCAGAGGCCCGGCGCCATCGACAACCAGCCCCTGGTCACCTCGGAGCCCGTCAAG GCCCCCACGCTAACCATGGAGGGGGGTCGACTGAGACGATCGCCACCGCCAAGTCCGAGCCGGGACTTCGAGATCGTCCCAGAGCCCGTGTGGAGGGCACTGTATCACTGGTACGGTGCCAACCTGAGTCTGCCCCGACCG GTAATCCGGGACACCAAGACCGAAGTCCCCGAGCTGGAGCTGTTCCCACGGTACCTGCTGTTTCTACGGCAACAGCCCGCGACCCGCAACCCCCAGTCCAACATCTGGGTGAATATGGGTATGACCAGCCTGCGAATGTTCCCCCAGCATTTGCCCCGAG gtAACGTGCCCTCTCCGAACGCCCCTCTGAAGCGAGTGCTGGCTTACACTGGCTGCTTCAGCCGCATGGCTACCATTAAGGACATCCATGATTACCTGTCCCAGCGGCTGCGCATCAAAGAGGAGGACATGCGACTATGGCTCTACAACAGCGAG aacTACCTTACCCTCCTCGACGATGAAGACCACACACTGGAAAGTTTGAAGATTCAAGATGAACAGCATTTAGTAATTGAAG TTCGAAACAAAGACATGAGCTGGCCAGAGGAGATGTCCTTCATAGCAAACAGCAGTAAAATGGACCGGCACAAGG TCCCGACGGAGAAGGGAGCAACGGGTCTCAGTAACCTGGGCAACACCTGCTTCATGAACTCCAGCATCCAGTGTGTGAGCAACACCAAGCCTCTGACCGACTACTTCATCTCAGGGAGACACCTCTATGAGCTCAACAG AACCAATCCGATTGGGATGCGTGGTCACATGGCCAAATGTTATGGCGATCTGGTGCAGGAGCTGTGGAGCGGAACGCAGAAGAACGTGGCTCCACTCAAACTGAGG TGGACCATTGCTAAATACGCCCCAAGGTTCAATGGGTTCCAGCAGCAGGATTCGCAGGAGCTCCTGGCATTCCTGCTTGACGGGCTTCATGAAGACCTGAACCGAGTCCATGAAAAGCCCTACGTGGAGCTGAAAGACAGCGATGGCCGGCCCGACTGGGAGGTGGCGtccgag GCCTGGGAGAACCATCTGAGAAGGAACCGCTCCATCGTGGTGGACCTGTTCCACGGCCAGCTCAAGTCTCAGGTCAAGTGCAAGACCTGCGGACACATTAGTGCCCGCTTCGACCCCTTCAACTTCCTGTCCCTGCCCCTCCCAATGGACAGCTCCATGCACTTGGAGATCACAG TTATTAAGTTGGACGGCTCCACACCGGTACGATTCGGACTGCGGCTGAACATGGACGAGAAGTACACCGGCCTGAAAAAGCAGCTGAGCGAACTGTGTAGCCTGAAGCCTGAGCAGATTCTGCTGGCCGAGGTCCACGCATCCAACATAAAG AATTTTCCTCTGGACAACCAGAAAGTGCGGCTCTCCGTGAACGGCTTCTTGTGCGCGTTCGAGATCCCCATGCCAGGGTCGCCCACATCTGTGTCCTCCCCCACTCCAACGG AATTGCCACCTCTAGCCAATGGCACGGTCACCTCAGCAGCCAATGGCAACGCTCCCAGACCCAACCTGATACCCAACGGTATGCCGAGCACCGTGGTGCCCTGTGGGACAGAGCGGTGCCTGCCCAACGGCATCCCCAATGGACACGTGGCCCCCATGCAGGATAGCCCCTTCATCGGCTACATCATCGCTATGCATAGGAAGATG ATGCGGACAGAGCTGTACTTCCTGTCGTCTCAGAAGAACAGGCCCAGTCTGTTCGGTATGCCGCTCATCGTCCCCTGCACGGTGCACACGCGGAAGAGGGACCTATACGACGCCGTGTGGATACAGGTGTCTCGACTGGCCAGTCCGTTACCCCCTCAGGAGGCCAGCAACCACGCCCAGGACTG TGATGACAGCATGGGTTACCAATACCCCTTTACGCTGCGTGTTGTACAGAAAGATGGGAACTCGTGTGCCTGGTGTCCATGGTACAG GTTCTGCCGGGGCTGTGCTGTGGACTGCACCGATGAGCGAGCCTCTCTGGGGAACGCCTACATCGCCGTGGACTGGGACCCCACCGCCCTACACCTGCGCTACCAGACCTCGCAGGAGAGG ATTGTGGAGGAGCACGCCAGTGTGGAGCAGAGCCGGCGGGCCCAAGCGGAGCCCATCAGCCTGGACAGCTGCCTGCGGGCCTTCACCAGCGAGGAGGAGCTGGGCGAGGATGAGCTCTACTACTGCTCCAAATGCCGCACCCACCGACTGGCCACCAAGAAGCTGGACCTCTGGAGGCTGCCGCCTGTACTG ATTGTCCATTTAAAAAGATTCCAGTTTGTCAATGGACGCTGGATCAAGTCTCAGAAGATCGTGAAGTTCCCCAGGGAGAATTTCGACCCCAGTGCCTTCCTGGTGCCACGGGAGGCAGAGCAGGGGCTGGGGGAGTGTCAGGGAGAGGAGGTCACGAAGGCTGGGGTAGGGGACTCTGCAATGGCCGTGTCTGTGCCTCCTGCTTCTGGCCTCTCTAACGACACCAAAG gttCACCCAACTCCGGAAGGAAGTCTGGTGCCCCACGGAGCCGCGGCAGCAGTCCCAGCAGCAGCCCCAAGGGCGGCGCCAGAAAACAGGTCCGCCTGCGCATGCCCCAGCTGGGTAGCCGACACCGGCTCTGCAACAGCAAGGAGAACCTGGACAGCAGCCGGGAGAGCTCCTCTGAGCTGGAGCAAACGGCCCCTGATGGTGCGGTGGTCACGCTTGCCTCTGAGACGAGCACCCCAGAGTCCTGGAACATGGAGGCGGCAGGCAGGGACTGCGAGGCCATCGTCATGAACGGTCTGGGACAGGACGGCAGCCAAAGCAATGGCCACACGGATGCCAGCGTTGACATGGAGACGCCCCATCACCAAAGAGACGAGATCTACATGGAGCCCATGTACAACTTATATGCAATTTCA TGCCATTCAGGAATCTTGGGTGGGGGCCACTATGTGACATATGCCAAAAACCCCAATGGGAAGTGGTACTGTTACAACGACAGCAGCTGTAAG GAAGTGCATTCTGAAGAGATAGACACAGACTCCGCCTACATCTTGTTCTACGAGCAGCAGGGAGTGGACTACTCGCAGTTTCTGCCAAAGACTGACGGCAAAAAGATGGCCGACACCAGTAGCATGGACGAAGACTTTGAGTCGGACTACAAGAAGTACTGTGTCCTTCAGTGA